The proteins below are encoded in one region of Casimicrobium huifangae:
- a CDS encoding alpha/beta fold hydrolase, giving the protein MPDFTCTLPGLQMRGRRFELPLDYAKPDAEKIEVFARELVAPGNANADLPYLIFFQGGPGFGSPRPTGPGGWIKRALQEFRVLLLDQRGTGLSTPVTAQTLRHRGDAAAQADYLQHFRADNIVRDAEAIRRQLIGDKRWTVLGQSFGGFCAMHYLSAVPEALTEVLITGGIPPLARPTDDIYRATYQRVIAKNRCYYERYPGDVARVREILKYLNGHDIALASGGRLTPERFLQLGIAFGASDGYEQVHYLIEEAFVNVGGKREINYNFLVGIEHAQAFDTNPIYTLLHEACYTQNEASRWSAQRLLAAFPEFANRSDEGSEGAPILFTGEMIYPWMLDQYPQLQPLKAAAEILAAKADWPMLYDVARLKQNRVPVAAAVYYNDMYVHREFSEETAAMVPNIKLWVTSEYEHNGLRADGEAILDRLLRLVRNQ; this is encoded by the coding sequence ATGCCTGATTTCACCTGCACGTTGCCCGGCCTGCAAATGCGGGGGCGCCGTTTCGAGCTGCCGCTGGATTACGCAAAGCCGGACGCGGAAAAGATCGAAGTTTTCGCCCGCGAGCTCGTCGCACCGGGCAACGCCAATGCCGACTTGCCCTATCTGATCTTTTTTCAGGGCGGGCCGGGCTTTGGATCGCCGCGCCCAACTGGCCCCGGCGGCTGGATCAAGCGTGCGTTGCAGGAGTTTCGCGTGCTGCTGCTTGACCAGCGAGGAACCGGGTTGTCGACACCGGTCACCGCGCAGACGCTTCGCCATCGTGGTGACGCTGCGGCGCAGGCCGACTATCTGCAGCACTTCCGCGCTGACAATATTGTTCGCGACGCCGAGGCGATTCGCAGGCAACTGATCGGCGACAAGCGGTGGACCGTGCTCGGACAAAGTTTCGGGGGCTTTTGCGCGATGCACTATCTCTCTGCCGTGCCGGAGGCGCTGACCGAGGTGCTGATTACGGGGGGAATTCCACCGCTGGCGCGACCGACCGACGACATCTACCGCGCCACGTATCAGCGCGTGATAGCCAAAAATCGCTGCTACTACGAACGCTATCCCGGCGACGTTGCTCGCGTGCGCGAGATTCTCAAGTACCTGAACGGGCACGACATCGCCCTGGCGTCAGGCGGCCGCCTGACGCCGGAGCGCTTCCTGCAACTGGGCATCGCGTTCGGCGCCAGCGATGGCTACGAGCAGGTGCACTACCTGATCGAGGAGGCGTTCGTCAACGTGGGCGGCAAGCGCGAGATCAACTACAACTTTCTGGTCGGCATCGAGCACGCTCAGGCGTTCGATACCAATCCGATCTACACGCTGCTGCATGAGGCTTGCTACACGCAGAACGAAGCCAGCCGCTGGTCAGCGCAACGTCTGCTGGCGGCGTTCCCGGAATTTGCCAACCGCTCGGACGAAGGCTCAGAGGGCGCCCCGATTCTGTTTACCGGCGAGATGATTTATCCGTGGATGCTGGATCAATATCCGCAATTGCAGCCACTCAAGGCAGCGGCAGAGATACTCGCCGCCAAGGCCGATTGGCCGATGCTCTACGACGTTGCGAGGTTGAAGCAGAACCGCGTCCCGGTCGCTGCAGCGGTGTACTACAACGACATGTACGTGCATCGGGAGTTTTCAGAAGAGACCGCTGCGATGGTGCCCAATATCAAGCTCTGGGTCACCAGCGAGTACGAGCACAACGGGCTGCGGGCAGATGGTGAGGCGATCCTTGATCGCTTGCTCAGGCTGGTCCGCAACCAGTAA